gtgAGAGGCTTGGGGGGGGGCACAGTGATTTTGGGGAGGGGCACGCAGCAATTTTGGGGGGGCCACGGCAATAGGGAGGGGGCAAAGTGATTTGGGGGGGTCCCGTCAGCACTTACTTGGCCATGAGGTCCTTGGTCTGGTTGCGGGCGATGCCCACGTAGTGATCGATCTGCACCTGGtaggggggggcaaggggggaaTTTAAATGGGCACTCCCCCCATTTTGGGGGTGCCCCTCTCCTTTTTGGTGTACCCTCCCTCCATTTTGGGGGTGTCCCCCTTCCATTTTGCGGCTCACCTTGTACTTCTCGTAGAGGGGCGGGAGGGTGAAGGCCAACAGCTCGGCTGCGAGAGAGACAGAGGGTTCAGCGCCACAGGATGAGGGGGGCCAAGCCCCCCCCAGAGTTATTTTTTTGGGGGGCCACcccaaaaattaaaaatttgggGAAGTTATTTTATaaggggaggggggcaaagcCCGACTCTTACCGAGGATGAGGAGGGTGATGCCATTGAAGACGGCTCCCACGTAGGTCAGCAGCCACATCGACATGGccagctggggcgggggggtaaAGGATAAGAGGAGCGTtttgggggggtcccggggaggggaagaggaggatgaggagggggaggaaggccCGTTACCTTCACGGAATCCACCAGATCCTCCACCAAGAAGAGGCGGAGGAGTAACCGCAGCGCCTGGTTGAGGTGGAGGGCGACGGTGGTGGCGTGAGCCTGGAAGGTCTCGGGGGACAAGGTCACGTCCAGCTCCAGGTAAGCTCTGAGATGGGGGGGTGGCACAGTCAGGTGAGGGTGGGGGCACCCCAAAAATCCTGTTCTATAACCCAAAAAtccccctctgcaccccaaaacctTCATCTGTCCTTCAGAGGCGGAAAGAGCGGCCAGGCTGCTATGCATCACCGGATGGGTGAGGTTGCTGTCCCCTGGGGGGTGTCCCCAAGCTCCCACCCCCCCCAGAAATGGGGGGAGACCCCAAAatcctccccctgcaccccaaaagccCCCCTGCACCCTAAACTCCCCCCCAAAACCTTCATCCTTCCTACGGAGGGGGAAAGAGCGGCTGGGCCACCGAGCGCATCACCCAGCCACCAtccctgggtggggggaagggggctgcccacaacacccctccccccccaaaattggcgggggggggacgacaccccCAAAAATATCCCTCAccgaaaggggtgcccttcttcCGACTTCTGGACAGCCTGGACGACGGCTTTGTAGACGCGGAG
This genomic interval from Harpia harpyja isolate bHarHar1 chromosome 27 unlocalized genomic scaffold, bHarHar1 primary haplotype SUPER_27_unloc_1, whole genome shotgun sequence contains the following:
- the RTN3 gene encoding reticulon-3 isoform X1 — protein: MADPTTQSPFVSSSSSSSSGQSQPQLGGCGAAGSAFCAAHDLLFWRDVRKTGIVFGASLLLLLSLATLSAVSVVAHLALALLSVTISLRVYKAVVQAVQKSEEGHPFRAYLELDVTLSPETFQAHATTVALHLNQALRLLLRLFLVEDLVDSVKLAMSMWLLTYVGAVFNGITLLILAELLAFTLPPLYEKYKVQIDHYVGIARNQTKDLMAKIQAKLPGLAKKKPE